The following proteins come from a genomic window of Pseudochaenichthys georgianus chromosome 17, fPseGeo1.2, whole genome shotgun sequence:
- the bcl6ab gene encoding LOW QUALITY PROTEIN: BCL6A transcription repressor b (The sequence of the model RefSeq protein was modified relative to this genomic sequence to represent the inferred CDS: inserted 2 bases in 2 codons; deleted 2 bases in 2 codons), giving the protein MHRVSRKLLQDFDSMAMTADGCIQFTRHAGDVLLNFNRLRSRNILTDVAIQVDGQHFHAHKAILVACSGFFYSVFMDPKNANLSAIGLDPKVDAKGFSILLDFMYTSCLDLKDSLVQATMSTAIYLQMEHVADTCLRFIQSSSHQIEEAEICSSHLSEDVLTLRTFEDNEPNFRNILPSPLQDCKGYTPNVFRGINTSASYHVYGDSQLPSTKLEGPHQLSDLPRGGAQXKCSQVTHSESTTMLSHPSFPQRSISPMEEXGCPRLPHGFSKGVICSPQSPLRSDCQPNSPTESNSSRNAALSLRQSSECSNDTKARNWKKYKLIVMNQTPDENDKESREGGAEATPMSPTLSPCRSAAAGEAQGGEEAAGEHREEIHTAQSVESCSSSTCSSISYRRCSSCGCDSPQCLDIGHLSPDSYSREDTTKLHSEYSSSGCESNIYFCNGCDCKFTEEDSLKEHMAQVHSDKPYKCDCCQAAFRYKGNLASHKTVHTGAKPYHCNICGAQFNRPANLKTHTRIHSGEKPYKCETCGSRFVQVAHLRAHVLIHTGEKPYPCEICGTHFRHLQTLKSHMRIHTGEKPYHCEKCDLHFRHKSQLRLHLRQKHGAVTNTKAQYRRTPSNILTGLVNSC; this is encoded by the exons ATGCACAGAGTTTCGAGGAAACTTTTACAAG ATTTCGACAGCATGGCCATGACTGCTGATGGCTGCATTCAATTCACACGCCATGCGGGTGACGTCCTGCTCAACTTCAACCGCCTCCGCAGCCGCAACATCCTGACTGATGTCGCCATACAGGTGGACGGACAGCATTTTCACGCTCACAAGGCCATCTTGGTAGCCTGCAG TGGCTTCTTTTACTCTGTCTTCATGGACCCCAAGAATGCCAACCTAAGTGCCATAGGCTTGGACCCCAAAGTGGACGCCAAGGGTTTCTCCATCCTGCTGGACTTCATGTACACGTCCTGTCTGGACCTGAAGGACAGTCTGGTCCAGGCCACCATGAGCACAGCCATCTACCTCCAGATGGAGCACGTGGCCGACACCTGCCTCAGGTTCATCCAGTCCAG cagCCATCAGATTGAGGAGGCCGAGATCTGCTCGTCACATCTGTCCGAGGACGTCCTTACTTTGAGGACGTTTGAAGACAACGAGCCAAACTTCAGAAACATCCTCCCGTCCCCGCTCCAGGACTGCAAGGGCTATACCCCCAATGTGTTCAGGGGGATCAACACCTCCGCTTCCTATCACGTCTACGGCGACTCCCAGCTTCCTTCTACGAAGCTTGAAGGCCCCCACCAGCTCAGCGACCTTCCCAGAGGAGGGGCCC CAAAGTGCTCGCAGGTGACTCACAGCGAGTCCACCACCATGCTCTCCCACCCCAGTTTCCCCCAGAGGTCCATATCCCCCATGGAGG ACGGCTGCCCAAGATTGCCCCATGGTTTTAGTAAAGGAGTGATCTGCAGCCCTCAAAGC CCCCTCCGATCCGACTGCCAGCCAAACTCGCCGACCGAGTCCAACAGCAGCAGGAACGCAGCGCTGAGCCTAAGACAGTCCTCAGAATGCTCCAATGACACCAAGGCCCGCAACTGGAAGAAGTACAAGCTGATCGTTATGAACCAA ACTCCAGACGAGAACGATAAGGAGAGCCGGGAAGGCGGCGCTGAAGCTACGCCCATGTCCCCGACGCTGAGCCCCTGCAGGAGCGCTGCAGCAGGCGAGGCGCAGGGGGGGGAGGAGGCGGCCGGCGAGCACAGAGAAGAGATCCACACGGCTCAGAGCGTGgagagctgcagcagcagcacctgCAGCAGCATCAG CTACCGCAGATGCTCCTCCTGTGGTTGCGACAGCCCGCAGTGCCTAGATATCGGCCACCTTTCTCCGGACTCTTACAGCAGAGAGGACACCACCAAGCTGCACTCAGAGTACTCCTCCTCCGGCTGCG AAAGCAACATCTACTTCTGCAACGGGTGTGACTGCAAGTTCACGGAGGAGGACTCCCTGAAAGAACACATGGCCCAGGTGCACAGTGACAAGCCATACAAGTGTGACTGCTGCCAGGCCGCCTTCCGCTACAAGGGGAACCTGGCCAGCCACAAGACCGTTCACACCG GTGCAAAGCCTTACCACTGCAACATCTGCGGCGCTCAGTTCAACCGGCCAGCAAATCTCAAGACACACACCCGCATCCACTCGGGAGAAAAGCCATACAAGTGCGAGACGTGCGGCTCCAGATTTGTCCAG GTGGCCCATCTCCGCGCCCACGTCTTAATCCACACCGGAGAGAAGCCTTACCCCTGTGAGATCTGTGGAACTCACTTCCGCCACCTGCAGACGCTCAAGAGCCACATGCGCATTCACACCGGAGAGAAGCCTTATCAT TGTGAAAAATGCGACCTTCACTTCAGACACAAGAGTCAGCTGAGGCTTCACCTGCGGCAGAAGCACGGTGCCGtcaccaacaccaaggctcAGTACCGCAGGACCCCCAGCAACATCCTCACGGGCCTGGTGAACTCCTGCTGA